One genomic segment of Cydia splendana chromosome 5, ilCydSple1.2, whole genome shotgun sequence includes these proteins:
- the LOC134790825 gene encoding protein phosphatase 1L, translating into MEDELEDRVLHQTYLSFMKIVTRLTSSAPHDTPVSYLWKMVRLYFLRSEVAVITLGIILFIMYLQTIEQWSRTLLSRLSQAMSPISSVQRMKFMEGSEADKQSWELKGSLSAAYAIKGRRMHMEDRFIINENINNTGISLFAIFDGHGGEFAANYAKDHLIQNLYNKIVEIDAFKEGKIISTPTKDNAEDKPQEPESNTSVERKISFKKSVSTADDTSKKEVTDPELLAQLSKARPIITREVRPTKPIKNVPVPLSSYLDKGKINFGKLLTDEVLAADRLLVEAAKRSMNVAGTTALLAIMEGNHLIVANVGDSRGVMCDSRGNAIPVSFDHKPQQVREQKRIEAAGGYIAFNGVWRVAGILATSRAMGDYPLKDKKFVIADPDILTFNLNDHKPMFLVLASDGLWDTFSNEEAVKFIKERLDEPDYGAKSLTLQAYYRGSVDNITVLVINFLDNKVASSATQ; encoded by the exons ATGGAAGACGAGTTAGAGGATAGAGTTTTGCATCAAACGTATCTTTCTTTTATGAAAATCGTGACGCGCCTCACGAGCAGTGCTCCGCATGATACTCCGGTGAGCTATTTATGGAAGATGGTGCGTCTTTATTTTTTGCGGTCTGAGGTAGCAGTGATCACTCTGGgtataatattgtttattaTGTATCTGCAAACAATTGAACAGTGGAGTCGCACGTTACTAAGTCGACTCTCACAGGCCATGAGCCCTATCAGTTCTGTTCAGCGTATGAAGTTTATGGAAGGGTCTGAGGCTGATAAACAAAGCTGGGAACTTAAAGGTTCTCTCAGTGCAGCTTATGCAATCAAAGGAAGGAGGATGCATATGGAAGACAGATTCATCATTAATGAGAACATCAACAATACAGGTATCTCCCTGTTTGCCATATTTGATGGGCATGGTGGAGAATTTGCTGCAAACTACGCCAAAGACCATCTAATACAAAATCTTTACAACAAAATAGTAGAAATAGATGCTTTCAAGGAGGGGAAAATCATTAGCACTCCTACTAAAGATAATGCAGAGGATAAACCACAAGAACCAGAAAGCAATACAAGTGTTGAACGAAAAATTAGCTTTAAGAAATCAGTGAGCACTGCTGATGACACATCTAAAAAGGAAGTAACGGACCCAGAATTGCTGGCACAGCTCTCAAAGGCCAGACCAATAATAACAAGGGAAGTGAGACCAACAAAACCAATTAAAAATGTTCCTGTACCATTGAGCAGTTATTTAGATAAAGGGAAAATTAACTTTGGCAAGTTGCTGACAGATGAGGTTTTGGCCGCAGATAGACTGTTGGTGGAGGCAGCAAAGAGGTCCATGAATGTTGCCGGAACCACTGCACTGCTCGCTATCATGGAGGGCAACCACCTGATAGTTGCCAATGTGGGAGACTCCAGGGGTGTCATGTGCGACTCAAGAGGAAATGCCATTCCTGTATCTTTTGACCATAAACCTCAacag GTAAGGGAACAGAAAAGAATAGAAGCAGCTGGAGGCTACATAGCATTTAATGGTGTTTGGCGTGTCGCGGGCATCCTGGCAACTTCTCGGGCGATGGGAGACTACCCACTGAAGGACAAAAAGTTTGTTATTGCGGACCCAGACATTCTCACGTTCAACCTCAATGATCACAAGCCTATGTTCCTTGTTCTGGCCTCTGATGGTTTATGGGATACCTTTTCCAATGAAGAAGCAGTTAAATTTATTAAGGAACGATTGGATGAACCTGACTATGGAGCAAAAAGTCTGACTCTCCAGGCTTACTACAGGGGTTCTGTTGACAACATAACAGTGCTAGTAATCAATTTCCTGGACAACAAAGTTGCGTCTTCTGCCACACAGTAA
- the LOC134790826 gene encoding cysteine protease ATG4B has protein sequence MDAVFDICYLATDGNNIEPDDIPKTKDYVWVLGKKYSAIQDLDRIRRDITSIIWCTYRKGFVPIGDEGLTSDKGWGCMLRCGQMVLGVALVRIHLASDWVWTPETRDPTYLKIVQRFEERKQAPYSIHQVALMGASEGKEVGQWFGPNTVAQVLKKLVVYDKWSSLVIHVALDNTVVTEDILQQCVVKNDRGDCSSSPDSVVTDWMPLLLIVPLRLGLSEINPVYIEGLKICFQSPQSIGVIGGKPNQALYLIGCVADEVIYLDPHTTQRSGLVETKITDDQKEMDCSYHCKYASRIPMLAMDPSVAVCFLCRTRSDFDELCATIQQKLMKETQPLFELCEKRPSHWGPSTADIDLQNTSLFTEFEDVDRQFDDSDEEFEIL, from the exons ATGGACGCTGTATTTGATATATGTTATTTAGCAACAGATGGTAACAACATTGAGCCTGATGATATTCCTAAGACAAAGGATTACGTTTGGGTCTTGGGTAAAAAATATAGTGCTATTCAAG ACTTGGATCGTATCAGACGGGACATAACATCCATAATATGGTGTACATATCGAAAAGGGTTTGTACCTATAGGAGACGAAGGACTGACATCAGATAAAGGTTGGGGTTGCATGTTGCGCTGCGGACAGATGGTCCTTGGAGTAGCCCTCGTCAGAATACACTTAGCTTCAGATTGGGTGTGGACCCCAGAAACAAG GGATCCTACTTATCTGAAAATAGTTCAAAGATTTGAAGAAAGAAAACAAGCTCCATACTCAATCCACCAAGTGGCACTGATGGGGGCATCCGAGGGCAAAGAAGTCGGACAGTGGTTTGGCCCAAACACAGTAGCACAAGTTCTGAA gAAATTGGTGGTGTATGACAAATGGAGCTCACTTGTGATACATGTGGCTTTAGATAATACTGTTGTTACTGAAGACATAT TACAACAATGTGTAGTCAAGAATGACAGAGGGGACTGCTCAAGCTCTCCGGACAGTGTAGTTACCGACTGGATGCCTTTGTTATTGATTGTGCCTTTAAGACTTGGCCTCAGTGAAATAAACCCAGTTTATATTGAAGGACTGAAG ATATGCTTCCAATCACCACAGTCTATTGGTGTGATAGGTGGCAAACCCAACCAAGCTCTGTACCTGATAGGATGTGTGGCAGATGAAGTGATATACTTAGACCCACACACTACCCAGCGCTCAGGACTAGTTGAA ACCAAAATTACTGATGACCAAAAAGAGATGGACTGCTCTTACCACTGCAAATATGCATCGCGTATCCCAATGCTTGCAATGGATCCTTCAGTGGCCGTG TGTTTCCTGTGTAGAACAAGAAGTGACTTTGATGAATTGTGTGCCACAATACAGCAAAAGCTGATGAAGGAGACTCAACCCCTTTTCGAATTATGTGAGAAGAGACCGTCACACTGGGGCCCCAGCACTGCTGATATAGATTTACAAAACACAAGCCTATTTACTG aATTTGAAGATGTGGACCGTCAATTTGATGATTCAGATGAAGAATTTGAAATTCTATGA
- the LOC134790828 gene encoding NHL repeat-containing protein 2 yields the protein MESSPLDYVAQACMDLTEAMAAAGSEADRDALIISHIKKVWAVVPPVEDFKKNLEWVNVSEPLSLTQHCSEKIVVLDFWTYCCINCYHVLPDLAHIEKLHKVENGLVVIGVHCAKFSNEKDSANVLSAVQRYDIRHPVVNDADSAVWEALGIRCWPTLLILGPGNKPMFVLTGEGHRDELVWFIGAALRHFSGKIATTPLPIGVSKHVKPKADDVLRFPSKVALNPFYKGRSEEPFLAIADTGNHRILITDCSGVILRIIGGPDPGFKDGKFHEAALNSPQGVCWLLGSVLAVCDTGNHALRALHLDEGTVEVLAGSGQQAEHGDQGGKCLGFQALSSPWDVALYRTPDMDMSVRPLLPPPPPPPGQPAPPKDDKEDDKEKKDEKRRVLLVACAGSHQIWALFLDTTIWWKYKTFTEGCCVCIAGSGAEAARNSAYPNTAAFAQPSGLALRTGSSPEIFIADSESSSIRRLALSTGQVSTLCGGDRNPLNLFAFGDVDDIGQEAKLQHPLGVAYCESNKTLYIADSYNHKIKKVDIGLQKVTTLSPTMIETTDPVKFNEPSGLSASADGKYLYIADTNNHSIKLLNLAKNVCQEFKVRLPEPKFTEPENLILYKNDLFVNRKCGNLIIYFNVSLDADTKNVNFTPGAPQNWHVCVRDDNNKDVTLDDFEFVDCPHKGTKLPGRVEMKLKHRTSKTHYRLYLSFQTALCDATVCFSHAFTIRSTILVRDSVKMVESYKITCKVNPVNRTERSDAKKASNKSL from the exons ATGGAGTCGAGCCCCTTAGACTATGTAGCACAGGCCTGCATGGACCTAACCGAGGCCATGGCAGCGGCGGGATCCGAAGCAGACCGAGACGCACTCATTATTAGCCATATAAAAAAAGTTTGGGCTGTTGTACCGCCTGTAGAAGACTTCAAGAAAA ACTTGGAGTGGGTAAATGTATCGGAGCCGTTATCGCTAACCCAACACTGCTCTGAGAAGATTGTGGTCTTGGACTTTTGGACATACTGCTGCATAAATTGCTACCACGTCTTGCCAGACCTGGCACATATTGAGAAGCTACACAAAGTTGAAAATGGGCTGGTTGTG ATTGGTGTCCACTGTGCAAAGTTTAGTAATGAAAAGGATTCCGCCAATGTCCTGTCAGCAGTGCAGCGGTATGACATTCGCCATCCGGTGGTAAACGATGCTGACAGCGCTGTGTGGGAGGCCCTTGGAATTCGCTGCTGGCCTACTCTCTTAATTCTAG GTCCTGGCAACAAGCCAATGTTTGTCCTGACGGGCGAGGGGCACCGCGACGAGCTCGTGTGGTTCATTGGCGCCGCGCTGCGGCATTTCAGTGGCAAGATCGCCACGACTCCCCTGCCCATAGGCGTTTCCAAGCATGTGAAGCCCAAAGCTGATGATGTGCTGCGGTTCCCTAGTAAG GTTGCCTTGAACCCATTTTACAAGGGTCGTTCAGAAGAACCTTTCCTGGCGATCGCGGACACGGGAAACCATCGTATATTGATAACGGACTGCTCGGGCGTTATCCTGAGGATCATTGGAGGTCCTGATCCTGGTTTCAAGGATGGCA AGTTCCACGAGGCGGCGCTAAATTCGCCGCAGGGCGTCTGCTGGTTGCTCGGCAGCGTGTTGGCGGTCTGCGACACCGGCAACCACGCACTGCGCGCGCTGCACCTCGACGAGGGCACCGTGGAGGTGCTCGCGGGCAGCGGCCAGCAGGCCGAGCACGGCGACCAGG GTGGCAAGTGCCTCGGGTTCCAAGCACTCTCTTCGCCGTGGGACGTGGCGCTGTACCGCACGCCCGACATGGACATGTCGGTGCGGCCGCTGCTGCCcccgccgcccccgccgcccggGCAGCCCGCGCCGCCCAAAGACGATAAAGAAGACGACAAAG aaaaaaaggACGAGAAACGTCGAGTGCTGCTCGTGGCTTGCGCAGGCTCGCACCAGATCTGGGCACTGTTCTTGGACACCACCATCTGGTGGAAATACAAGACTTTCACTGAAG GATGCTGCGTGTGTATCGCGGGATCAGGCGCGGAGGCGGCGCGCAACAGCGCCTACCCCAACACAGCCGCCTTCGCGCAGCCCTCCGGCCTGGCGCTGCGGACTG gTTCAAGTCCTGAGATATTTATTGCGGATTCGGAGAGTTCGTCCATAAGGAGGCTAGCTCTTTCCACGGGACAGGTCTCCACGCTCTGCGGCGGTGACAGAAACCCTCTG AACCTGTTCGCGTTTGGAGACGTAGACGACATCGGCCAAGAGGCGAAACTTCAACATCCGCTTGGAGTTGCTTACTGCGAGTCGAATAAAACCCTCTACATAGCCGACTCCTACAACCATAAGATAAAGAAAGTCGACATCGGCCTGCAAAAGGTGACAACCCTGAGCCCCACCATGATCGAGACCACGGACCCCGTCAAGTTCAATGAGCCCTCAGGGCTGTCGGCCAGCGCCGACGGGAAATATCTCTACATAGCAGACACCAACAATCACAGCATTAAACTTTTGAATCTAGCCAAAAACGTGTGCCAAGAGTTCAAAGTCCGACTTCCAGAACCCAAGTTCACGGAGCCTGAGAATTTAATACTGTACAAAAACGATCTGTTTGTGAACAGAAAGTGCGGtaatcttattatttatttcaacgTAAGTTTAGACGCGGACACGAAGAATGTGAACTTCACGCCGGGAGCGCCCCAGAACTGGCACGTGTGCGTGCGGGATGATAACAACAAAGACGTCACTTTAGACGACTTCGAATTCGTAGACTGTCCGCATAAAGGAACTAAACTACCCGGCAGAGTGGAAATGAAGCTTAAACATAGGACCAGTAAGACTCATTATCGCTTGTACCTGAGTTTCCAGACCGCGCTCTGCGATGCGACGGTGTGTTTCTCTCATGCGTTCACCATCAGATCGACGATCCTTGTGCGGGACTCCGTGAAGATGGTGGAGTCATACAAAATCACCTGCAAGGTGAACCCGGTGAATCGGACCGAGCGATCAGATGCCAAGAAAGCTtctaataaatcattataa